One Beggiatoa leptomitoformis DNA segment encodes these proteins:
- the mrcB gene encoding penicillin-binding protein 1B, translating into MTRIRKKKTTYRRRPTTFIPQNRNFRFRWRWLVLILVFIPTAFYISWLDVKVREEFDGHSWALPARVYASPVEIYAGMTLNPDSLVDELKAIGYKESTDMNESGQFYRVGTDISIMTRAFQFWDANEPAQKMRIRFLKDNKVEWIRDESTKKSIALARLEPKMIGKIYPTQNEDRVLVKYDELPPLLVKGLVAVEDRTFFEHNGLSIRGIMRAMVANAKAGDWVQGGSTITQQLVKNLYLNAERTFDRKMNEAVMALLLEWHYSKAQILEAYVNEVYLGQDGNRSIHGMGVASSFYFNKPVEQLKLPEIALLVSLVRAASLYNPRKHPDRAVVRRNLVLDLMAERGVITQADAQQAKGSPLEITDEAQGTVFPYPAFLELVRRQLREDYREEDLRNEGLQVFTTLDPFIQNLAEKAMVDGIKKLAKTNRRFGELEGAMVVTSSEGGEILALVNGKKTDFAGFNRPLDARRQIGSLVKVAVYLTALEDTRAYSLTSMLNDTPYEWRDRKTGQVWTPKNYDFRVRGRVPLHFALANSLNLATVHLGMELGLEKIRNTLRRMGVERDFTVYPSMLLGSVALTPLEVAQMYQTLASSGFRVPLRSIRNVLTHDAKPLQRYALSVEQRFDSAPVFLLNYALQNAVREGTGRQVAKTLPKELIVAGKTGTTNELRDSWFVGFDSELMTVTWIGRDDNKPMGLSGSSGAMRIWSEFIQSANTRSLAPITPNHVEWRWVDSAGNWSNRGASGALLVPFITNHTETNTMANNTTINNTNLPQLPLTGGTIKTGSATETEDLSANTRSP; encoded by the coding sequence ATGACACGCATACGAAAGAAAAAAACTACTTATCGTCGTCGTCCTACCACTTTCATCCCCCAAAATCGGAATTTTCGCTTTCGCTGGCGTTGGTTAGTGCTGATTCTTGTATTTATTCCAACCGCGTTTTATATCAGTTGGTTGGATGTTAAAGTGCGAGAAGAGTTTGACGGACATAGTTGGGCATTGCCCGCCAGAGTATATGCAAGCCCTGTTGAAATTTATGCAGGGATGACACTTAATCCTGATAGTTTGGTCGATGAACTCAAGGCGATTGGTTATAAAGAATCGACGGATATGAACGAGTCAGGGCAGTTTTATCGAGTAGGGACGGATATTAGCATTATGACGCGGGCTTTCCAATTTTGGGATGCAAATGAACCTGCACAAAAAATGCGAATTCGTTTTCTTAAAGACAATAAAGTAGAGTGGATTCGTGATGAGAGTACCAAGAAAAGCATTGCGTTAGCACGTTTAGAGCCGAAAATGATCGGCAAGATTTATCCAACACAGAATGAAGACCGTGTTCTTGTGAAATATGATGAATTACCGCCGCTACTGGTCAAAGGATTGGTTGCCGTTGAAGACCGAACCTTTTTTGAACATAACGGCTTGAGCATACGCGGGATTATGCGGGCAATGGTTGCAAACGCAAAGGCGGGCGACTGGGTGCAAGGGGGAAGCACCATTACTCAGCAGTTAGTCAAAAACTTGTACTTAAATGCTGAACGTACTTTTGACCGCAAAATGAATGAAGCGGTTATGGCATTGTTATTAGAATGGCATTACAGCAAAGCACAAATTTTAGAAGCCTATGTTAATGAAGTTTATTTAGGACAAGATGGTAATCGTTCCATTCACGGAATGGGGGTTGCCTCGTCTTTTTATTTTAATAAACCTGTAGAACAGCTCAAATTACCTGAAATTGCCTTATTAGTCAGTTTAGTAAGGGCTGCATCACTTTATAATCCGCGTAAACATCCCGACAGAGCCGTTGTTAGACGCAATCTGGTTTTAGACTTAATGGCAGAACGCGGTGTGATTACCCAAGCGGATGCACAACAAGCAAAAGGCTCACCCTTAGAAATTACGGATGAAGCGCAAGGCACTGTTTTTCCTTACCCTGCTTTTTTAGAGCTAGTTCGTCGTCAACTGCGTGAAGATTATCGAGAAGAAGATTTACGCAATGAAGGCTTACAAGTTTTTACAACATTAGACCCATTTATTCAAAATCTTGCTGAAAAAGCAATGGTTGATGGGATTAAAAAACTGGCAAAAACTAACCGCCGTTTTGGTGAGTTAGAAGGGGCGATGGTAGTAACCAGTAGCGAAGGCGGTGAGATATTAGCCCTTGTCAATGGTAAAAAAACAGATTTTGCAGGGTTTAACCGTCCTTTAGATGCGCGTCGACAAATAGGTTCTTTAGTAAAAGTTGCGGTTTATTTAACTGCCTTAGAAGATACCCGTGCTTATTCACTCACAAGCATGTTAAACGACACACCGTATGAATGGCGTGACCGTAAAACAGGACAAGTGTGGACACCTAAAAACTATGATTTTCGCGTGCGTGGGCGTGTGCCATTACATTTTGCATTGGCAAATTCGCTGAATTTAGCAACCGTGCATTTAGGGATGGAGTTAGGACTGGAAAAAATCCGCAACACCTTGCGACGCATGGGGGTAGAACGAGATTTTACCGTTTATCCGTCGATGTTGCTGGGCAGTGTCGCCTTAACGCCATTAGAAGTTGCTCAAATGTACCAAACCCTTGCGAGTAGCGGTTTTCGCGTGCCACTGCGTTCAATTCGCAATGTCTTAACCCACGATGCAAAACCCTTACAACGCTATGCACTTTCGGTCGAACAACGTTTTGATTCCGCTCCTGTGTTCTTACTTAACTACGCGCTACAAAATGCCGTCCGCGAAGGAACAGGGCGACAAGTCGCAAAAACGCTCCCTAAAGAATTAATTGTTGCAGGAAAAACAGGGACAACAAACGAATTACGCGATAGTTGGTTTGTGGGTTTTGATAGCGAATTGATGACAGTAACATGGATAGGACGTGATGATAACAAACCGATGGGACTGAGTGGTTCTTCAGGTGCGATGCGAATTTGGAGTGAATTTATTCAATCTGCCAACACACGCTCACTCGCACCGATAACACCCAATCATGTCGAATGGCGATGGGTAGATTCAGCAGGGAATTGGAGCAATCGCGGTGCATCTGGCGCATTGTTAGTGCCTTTCATTACCAATCATACTGAAACAAACACGATGGCTAATAATACCACGATTAATAATACAAACCTCCCGCAACTTCCCCTCACGGGCGGCACAATAAAAACAGGTAGTGCGACAGAAACAGAAGATTTATCTGCTAATACCCGTTCACCTTAA
- a CDS encoding protein phosphatase 2C domain-containing protein, with protein MLAHHTLGWTIAACQRGASHIQHNLPCQDAFAIRTESIKGKPCIALAVADGHGDKKHDLSQYGAQFAVTLAVEQLLHFFQHFYIEQGSLPLLIKNFRQDFPRRLVRLWRNTVTTDVKRRFPLSASLDLQTQIKRYGSTVLVALVLPELLLLGQLGDGDILRLATDGTTARPFQEDAHLLGNATFSLISTDADKYWQTRAIERQAGESLLLATDGLINAFADEQQFQAFAQSLLARVTQFGVEAVEQALPQWLDHYSAQGSGDDITVIIFSGNR; from the coding sequence ATGTTAGCGCATCACACACTTGGGTGGACTATCGCCGCTTGTCAACGCGGTGCATCACACATACAGCATAATTTACCCTGTCAAGATGCCTTTGCTATTCGCACAGAAAGCATCAAAGGGAAACCATGTATTGCATTAGCGGTTGCTGATGGGCATGGCGACAAAAAACATGATTTAAGTCAGTATGGCGCACAATTTGCTGTAACACTAGCCGTAGAACAGTTGTTACACTTTTTTCAACATTTTTATATAGAGCAAGGTAGCTTGCCCTTGTTGATTAAAAATTTTCGGCAAGACTTTCCGCGTCGTTTAGTCCGCTTATGGCGAAATACCGTAACAACGGACGTGAAACGGCGTTTTCCTTTATCAGCTAGTCTTGATTTACAAACACAAATAAAACGTTATGGTTCAACTGTTCTGGTTGCGTTAGTTTTGCCCGAATTATTGTTATTAGGACAATTGGGTGATGGCGACATCTTACGACTGGCTACGGATGGCACAACAGCCCGTCCTTTTCAGGAAGATGCACATTTATTGGGAAATGCAACCTTCTCTCTAATCTCTACTGATGCGGATAAATATTGGCAAACACGTGCTATAGAACGGCAAGCGGGCGAATCCTTACTATTAGCGACGGATGGCTTAATTAATGCCTTTGCTGATGAGCAACAATTTCAAGCGTTTGCGCAAAGTTTACTTGCACGGGTTACACAGTTTGGTGTAGAGGCTGTTGAACAAGCCTTGCCACAGTGGTTAGACCACTATTCTGCCCAAGGAAGCGGAGACGATATCACGGTGATTATTTTTAGTGGCAATCGGTAG
- the ptsP gene encoding phosphoenolpyruvate--protein phosphotransferase, which translates to MSLTLHGIGVSKGIAIGKVHIINRDHIEVGEYTLSVQSLEEEVSRFEGAVDVAREQLQKIRQYVSKHTATDVAAFIDTHLLMLEDAVFIESPIRLIRERQCNAEWALKLHHDYLIQVFDEMDDPYLKSRKDDVAQVINRIQRVLRGYPDLAEDLSTESLAQAIVLSDDLSPADTALMQHRGVVAFATESGGTTSHTAILARSLGIPAIVGLRRARAYIQHGETLIIDGIHGMLIADPDERALRYYRNRQRDEKRYRASLGKLKNAPTMTKDGTPILLQANIEFPEDMTAVRRVGGEGVGLYRTEFLYMNRPTPPTEEEHFDAYLRVLQAAKSAPVTIRTLDLGADKQVRYQEISTATNPALGLRAIRLCLKDLKMFKTQLRAIIRASAFGQVRMMIPMISGIQELLQVRGLVNEVQNELAHKAVRFDQAMQIGAMVEVPAVAACIDLYAPYSDFFSIGTNDLIQYTLAIDRVDDSVNYLYDPLHPAVLRLIKMSIDAAHKSERSISMCGEMASDSRYVRLLLGLGLRSFSVNPESLLEIKQIIINSDMTGLSRSANKLLRLTAHVDIVELLEYINR; encoded by the coding sequence GTGAGCTTAACGCTACATGGCATTGGTGTTTCTAAGGGCATTGCAATTGGCAAAGTACATATTATCAATCGTGATCATATTGAGGTTGGTGAATATACCTTGTCCGTGCAAAGTCTGGAGGAGGAGGTTTCACGTTTTGAAGGCGCGGTGGATGTTGCCCGCGAACAGTTGCAGAAAATTCGGCAATATGTTTCTAAACATACCGCTACAGATGTCGCCGCTTTTATTGATACGCATTTGTTAATGTTAGAAGATGCCGTATTTATCGAATCACCCATTCGGTTGATTCGTGAACGGCAATGTAATGCCGAATGGGCGTTAAAGCTCCATCATGATTATCTGATTCAGGTTTTTGATGAAATGGATGATCCGTATTTAAAATCGCGTAAAGATGATGTAGCGCAGGTGATTAATCGGATTCAGCGGGTATTGCGGGGTTATCCTGATTTAGCCGAAGACTTATCTACGGAAAGTCTAGCACAAGCAATTGTTTTATCTGATGATTTAAGTCCAGCAGATACGGCATTAATGCAACATCGCGGTGTGGTTGCATTCGCAACAGAGTCTGGCGGGACAACATCACACACGGCTATTTTAGCGCGAAGTTTGGGGATTCCTGCCATTGTTGGGCTACGTCGCGCCCGTGCTTATATCCAACATGGGGAAACGCTCATTATTGATGGCATTCATGGAATGTTGATTGCTGATCCTGATGAGCGTGCTTTGCGTTATTACCGTAATCGCCAACGTGATGAAAAACGCTATCGTGCTTCTTTGGGTAAACTAAAAAATGCCCCGACAATGACAAAAGATGGTACGCCGATTTTATTACAAGCGAATATAGAATTTCCTGAAGATATGACAGCCGTGCGGCGGGTTGGTGGCGAGGGTGTGGGCTTGTACCGTACAGAGTTTTTATATATGAATCGCCCCACTCCGCCAACAGAGGAAGAGCATTTTGATGCTTATTTACGGGTATTGCAGGCGGCAAAAAGCGCGCCCGTGACCATTCGCACGTTGGATTTAGGGGCAGACAAACAAGTTCGTTATCAAGAAATTTCTACTGCAACGAATCCCGCCTTAGGTTTGCGGGCGATTCGTTTATGTTTAAAAGATTTAAAAATGTTTAAAACCCAATTGCGGGCGATTATTCGCGCTTCTGCTTTTGGACAAGTGCGCATGATGATCCCTATGATTTCTGGCATACAAGAATTATTGCAAGTTCGTGGTTTAGTTAATGAAGTACAGAATGAGTTGGCTCACAAAGCCGTTAGGTTTGATCAGGCGATGCAAATTGGCGCAATGGTTGAGGTGCCTGCGGTGGCGGCTTGTATTGATTTGTACGCGCCGTATTCTGATTTTTTTTCAATTGGTACAAATGATTTAATCCAATATACGTTGGCAATAGACCGCGTTGATGATAGCGTCAATTATCTCTATGACCCGTTACATCCTGCGGTGTTGCGTCTTATTAAAATGAGTATTGATGCTGCCCACAAAAGCGAAAGGTCTATTAGTATGTGTGGTGAAATGGCGAGTGATAGCCGTTATGTTCGCCTATTATTGGGCTTGGGGTTGCGGTCGTTTAGCGTTAATCCAGAATCTTTATTAGAGATTAAACAAATTATTATCAATAGTGATATGACAGGACTCTCCCGCAGTGCGAATAAGCTACTTCGTTTAACTGCCCATGTCGATATAGTGGAATTGTTAGAATATATTAACCGTTAG
- a CDS encoding vWA domain-containing protein: MMSPVIPVPEGEVAKRPLHFFWLTDYSGSMSGKKIAVLNQAIREALPEIRKALINHPQVQIMMRAIKFSDTAAWHVGPTPVSLEQFSWPELGVAGLTATAQAIHLLADELQLEKMPRRGLPPVCLLVSDGFCTDTEEEYLQAIRALDSQPWGKKAVRLAIAIGDETDYDEEQLLKFVSHREIGVLKAHNPAELLEYIKWASITASIGASQGKSKGSHTPDAVGNVVLTPPPQPILSASEDVF; the protein is encoded by the coding sequence ATGATGTCCCCAGTAATTCCTGTTCCAGAAGGGGAAGTTGCAAAACGCCCTTTACATTTTTTTTGGTTGACTGATTATTCAGGGTCTATGAGTGGCAAAAAAATTGCCGTTTTAAATCAAGCTATTCGTGAAGCCTTACCTGAAATTCGTAAAGCCTTAATCAATCATCCTCAAGTACAAATTATGATGCGGGCAATTAAATTTTCTGATACGGCAGCGTGGCATGTAGGCCCTACACCTGTATCATTAGAACAATTTTCATGGCCAGAATTAGGCGTTGCAGGGCTAACTGCGACCGCGCAAGCCATTCATTTACTGGCAGATGAATTACAGTTAGAAAAAATGCCACGTCGCGGATTGCCCCCTGTTTGCTTATTGGTTTCTGATGGTTTTTGTACAGATACAGAGGAAGAATATTTACAAGCCATTAGAGCATTAGACAGTCAACCATGGGGTAAAAAAGCAGTGCGCCTTGCCATTGCTATTGGTGATGAAACAGATTATGACGAAGAGCAATTATTAAAGTTTGTCAGCCATCGAGAAATTGGTGTGTTAAAAGCCCATAACCCAGCAGAATTATTAGAATATATTAAATGGGCAAGTATCACCGCCTCAATTGGTGCATCACAAGGTAAAAGTAAAGGCAGCCATACACCAGACGCTGTTGGAAACGTGGTATTAACGCCACCACCACAACCTATTTTAAGTGCCAGTGAAGATGTGTTTTGA
- a CDS encoding zinc-ribbon and DUF3426 domain-containing protein — MANLFVMIRFIQWVICFTLALIYPLFESISMYTQCPHCQTIFRLNTAHLNVAQGYVKCVNCQHTFDASKNLMKEIPKDLKNKAITVVPEALTEDDISEEELAEIVQETKKSQLGSVLKWSFVSLLLMGLLALQYVWFMYPDIILQNAQLRPLLSQACEIAGCELPVTRNVDLIHMQERVVQIHPDSPDMLQVNATFVNDATFPQPYPILELTFEDRHGQPIAQRRFTPTEYLGVDIKEKMQAGAIVHVRFDLIDMSYVIEGNSVMEGYHFEFL, encoded by the coding sequence ATGGCGAATTTATTCGTTATGATACGATTTATTCAATGGGTTATCTGCTTTACACTAGCACTTATTTATCCACTGTTTGAGAGCATTTCTATGTACACGCAATGTCCGCATTGTCAAACAATTTTCCGCCTCAACACTGCACATTTAAACGTTGCTCAAGGATACGTAAAATGTGTTAATTGCCAACATACCTTTGATGCCTCGAAAAACTTAATGAAAGAAATTCCAAAAGACTTAAAAAATAAAGCAATAACAGTAGTACCAGAGGCTTTAACAGAAGATGACATCAGTGAAGAAGAATTAGCTGAAATCGTGCAAGAAACCAAAAAAAGCCAGTTAGGTTCGGTTTTAAAATGGTCATTTGTTAGCTTATTACTGATGGGGCTGTTGGCGTTACAATATGTATGGTTTATGTACCCTGATATTATTTTGCAAAACGCGCAGTTACGTCCTTTGCTGTCACAAGCTTGTGAAATAGCAGGCTGTGAATTACCTGTTACTCGCAATGTTGACCTGATTCACATGCAAGAACGGGTTGTACAGATTCATCCTGATTCGCCTGATATGTTGCAAGTCAACGCAACATTTGTGAATGATGCAACATTTCCTCAGCCTTACCCCATATTAGAATTGACCTTTGAAGACCGACATGGACAGCCCATTGCACAACGGCGATTTACTCCAACAGAGTATTTAGGCGTTGATATAAAAGAAAAAATGCAAGCTGGTGCAATTGTTCATGTGCGCTTTGATTTGATAGATATGTCGTATGTGATTGAAGGGAATAGTGTGATGGAAGGTTATCACTTTGAATTTTTATAA
- a CDS encoding ABC transporter ATP-binding protein has product MNADKTLLSVEKLSRYYGDLCAVKNISFTAQQGQILGFLGINGAGKSTTMQLLTGTLAPSFGKVTIGGYDLLENPIQAKRLIGYLPENPPLYREMRVSEFLYFCAKLRRVPQAQIAQALETVVEQCGLATVYYRLIAQLSKGYQQRVGIAQAILHNPALIVLDEPTTGLDPVQIQDIRQLIKKLGETHCVILSTHILPEVQAMCSHVQIIHQGELILTETIAGLLARIQTHYLQVALRFPPPLQKLETLKGVINVTRLDENYFKLQYDKSYNPAESLAIHAVQEQWGLYELIPEKQTLEQIFTHLTGGQDGQTKPQITI; this is encoded by the coding sequence ATGAATGCTGATAAAACCTTGTTATCCGTAGAAAAACTCTCGCGTTACTATGGCGATTTATGTGCGGTTAAAAATATCAGTTTTACGGCACAACAGGGACAAATTCTAGGGTTTTTAGGGATTAATGGGGCGGGCAAATCGACCACGATGCAACTGCTGACAGGAACGCTTGCCCCCAGTTTTGGAAAGGTTACGATAGGCGGTTATGATTTATTAGAAAACCCGATACAAGCCAAAAGATTAATCGGTTATTTACCTGAAAATCCACCGTTATATCGAGAAATGCGCGTTAGTGAATTTCTCTATTTTTGTGCAAAACTTCGTCGTGTACCACAAGCACAAATCGCACAAGCATTAGAAACTGTCGTCGAACAATGTGGATTGGCTACCGTTTATTATCGCCTAATTGCACAACTATCTAAAGGATATCAACAGCGTGTTGGTATTGCACAAGCCATTTTACATAATCCCGCACTCATTGTTTTAGACGAACCAACGACAGGGCTAGACCCTGTTCAAATTCAAGATATTCGTCAACTGATTAAAAAATTAGGCGAAACGCATTGCGTTATTTTGTCCACACACATTTTGCCTGAAGTGCAGGCCATGTGCAGTCATGTGCAAATCATTCATCAAGGGGAATTAATTCTAACAGAGACTATTGCGGGTTTATTAGCACGAATACAAACCCATTATTTACAAGTAGCATTACGCTTTCCACCGCCACTACAAAAACTAGAAACCTTGAAAGGGGTTATAAATGTAACCCGTTTAGATGAAAATTACTTTAAACTACAATATGATAAATCGTACAACCCAGCCGAATCTTTAGCAATACACGCGGTACAAGAACAATGGGGTTTATATGAATTAATTCCTGAAAAACAAACCTTAGAACAGATTTTTACACATCTTACTGGCGGTCAGGATGGTCAAACCAAACCGCAAATAACCATTTAG
- a CDS encoding S49 family peptidase — protein sequence MSIIMGAFRLVGQVVIALLSLIILFVLAVLFFVSLGAGLGTGLKNSEFSDLESATPQYTYISGSQQSKQYLLKLSVNGVILGSPTTNLDSFSFLSSGVTYGYQIQEALEAAAKNPNIKGILLHFQTPGGTIYGSRAIFEGVKTYQKATNNPVLAYIEGFSASGGVMAMVGANEIYADYGSMIGSIGVLGVSLTYFNKPVATDGGLMGGGMVTQGGIEQYQIFAGRGKDLGNPFRRPTEEELKNLQAGVETEYNNFVHHVAENRKIDETVIRDKMGAQIFSNDLAKQYGLIDGTLSRQQAIEKLAELAHVQDDYQLVYPQSSTDSWLGQLLAWSTGHAPQVTTSNPQQQLCATILHVPLVYHGNINKVCQ from the coding sequence ATGTCAATTATCATGGGCGCGTTTCGCCTTGTAGGACAAGTTGTTATTGCTTTATTGAGCCTCATTATTTTGTTCGTACTTGCCGTTTTATTTTTTGTCAGCTTGGGTGCGGGGCTTGGAACAGGACTAAAAAATAGCGAATTTTCTGATTTAGAAAGTGCAACACCGCAATATACTTATATTTCAGGTAGTCAACAAAGTAAACAATATTTATTAAAGTTATCTGTCAACGGTGTAATTTTAGGCAGTCCAACAACAAATTTGGATTCGTTCTCTTTTCTCAGTTCAGGCGTTACCTACGGTTATCAAATTCAAGAAGCACTGGAAGCCGCCGCAAAAAATCCTAATATAAAAGGGATATTACTGCACTTTCAAACACCCGGTGGGACAATCTACGGTTCTCGCGCTATTTTTGAAGGCGTTAAAACCTACCAAAAAGCCACTAATAACCCCGTATTAGCCTATATTGAAGGTTTTTCTGCCTCTGGTGGCGTAATGGCAATGGTTGGCGCGAATGAAATTTATGCCGATTATGGCAGTATGATAGGCAGTATTGGTGTATTAGGCGTTTCCTTAACGTACTTTAATAAACCTGTCGCGACCGATGGGGGATTGATGGGTGGGGGAATGGTGACACAGGGTGGAATTGAACAATATCAAATATTTGCTGGACGTGGTAAAGATTTAGGTAATCCTTTTCGTCGTCCAACAGAAGAAGAACTCAAAAACCTACAAGCTGGTGTAGAAACGGAATACAACAACTTTGTCCACCATGTGGCGGAAAATCGCAAAATTGATGAAACTGTCATTCGTGACAAAATGGGCGCGCAAATTTTTAGTAATGATTTAGCAAAGCAATACGGCTTAATCGATGGGACACTCAGTCGGCAACAAGCAATTGAAAAATTAGCTGAATTAGCGCATGTTCAAGACGATTATCAACTGGTTTACCCACAATCATCTACAGATAGTTGGTTAGGACAATTATTAGCGTGGTCAACAGGTCATGCACCGCAAGTAACAACCAGCAATCCACAACAACAACTTTGTGCCACCATTTTACATGTTCCTTTGGTTTATCACGGTAATATAAACAAAGTATGTCAATAA
- the prmA gene encoding 50S ribosomal protein L11 methyltransferase has product MSWLQLLINTPAEQVDAISDSLTELGALSVTWQDAADEPVYEPPLNTTPIWQTTRIVALFEEDTDPESLLLQLHAILPTDISLSYELQRLADQEWTRVWMSDFHPMCFGQRLWICPSWTPPPNPDAINILLDPGLAFGTGTHATTALCLEWLDQQGDLTGKTVIDYGCGSGILAIAAAKLGACENWAVDIDPQALLATRDNAAQNGVAATIHTCLPEAFSPLQADILLANILANPLVSLASTFAKFVKSGAPIVLSGILQEQAEMVKTAYAVYFDQLSITEKAGWVRIVGYKR; this is encoded by the coding sequence ATGTCTTGGTTACAATTATTAATTAATACTCCCGCAGAACAAGTTGACGCTATTTCTGACAGTTTGACCGAACTTGGCGCGTTATCTGTCACATGGCAAGATGCCGCAGATGAGCCTGTTTATGAACCGCCGTTAAATACAACGCCTATTTGGCAAACAACCCGTATTGTTGCGTTATTTGAAGAAGACACAGACCCAGAAAGTCTTTTATTACAACTTCATGCAATTTTACCCACTGATATTTCTTTATCTTATGAATTGCAACGTTTAGCCGACCAAGAATGGACACGGGTATGGATGAGTGATTTTCATCCTATGTGTTTTGGACAACGTTTATGGATTTGTCCTAGTTGGACACCGCCCCCAAACCCTGATGCCATTAATATTTTGCTTGACCCCGGTTTAGCGTTTGGCACAGGAACGCACGCAACAACCGCCTTGTGTTTAGAATGGTTAGACCAACAAGGTGATTTAACAGGGAAAACCGTGATTGATTATGGGTGTGGTTCGGGCATTCTCGCTATTGCTGCCGCTAAATTGGGCGCGTGCGAAAATTGGGCGGTTGATATAGACCCTCAAGCCTTGCTCGCAACCCGTGATAATGCAGCGCAAAATGGGGTTGCCGCTACGATTCATACTTGCTTACCCGAGGCGTTTAGCCCACTACAAGCAGATATTTTACTTGCCAATATTTTGGCGAACCCTTTGGTGAGTTTAGCAAGCACTTTTGCGAAATTCGTTAAATCAGGTGCGCCCATTGTGTTGTCAGGTATTTTGCAAGAACAAGCCGAGATGGTAAAAACCGCTTATGCTGTTTATTTTGACCAATTGAGCATTACTGAAAAAGCAGGTTGGGTTCGAATCGTTGGTTATAAACGCTAA
- a CDS encoding tetratricopeptide repeat protein: MKCLRISSLTLVLTLCVASQNFAQGALLSVADPTKAIVELLMEAKKSFEEGQSEQAAALLERALRIDPRNPILWHNLAGVRLQQEDWSRAASLAAKSNALAVENKLLRVRNWIVIALACEGLRDVDCTKEARNRARALAN, translated from the coding sequence ATGAAATGTTTGCGAATATCTAGTTTAACGCTTGTATTAACGCTTTGTGTCGCATCACAAAATTTTGCTCAGGGGGCATTGCTGAGCGTAGCAGACCCTACAAAAGCGATTGTTGAACTACTGATGGAAGCGAAAAAATCTTTTGAAGAAGGACAAAGCGAACAAGCCGCTGCATTACTAGAACGTGCATTACGTATTGACCCCCGTAATCCTATTTTATGGCACAACTTAGCAGGTGTTCGCCTGCAACAAGAAGATTGGTCACGTGCGGCAAGTTTAGCGGCAAAATCTAACGCCTTAGCTGTTGAAAACAAACTGTTACGGGTACGTAATTGGATTGTTATCGCCTTAGCTTGCGAGGGGTTGCGTGATGTGGATTGTACAAAAGAAGCCCGTAACCGCGCACGTGCATTAGCTAATTAA
- a CDS encoding HPr family phosphocarrier protein, with protein MLKQTFTIVNKLGLHARAAAKLVKLASAFDSDIKIKRQQREVNGKSIMGVMMLAAAKGTQVDITVSGIDEEIAMAELADLIESRFGESE; from the coding sequence GTGTTAAAACAAACTTTCACAATTGTGAATAAATTAGGACTTCATGCACGGGCAGCGGCGAAATTGGTTAAACTCGCATCTGCTTTTGACAGTGACATAAAGATTAAGCGTCAACAACGTGAAGTGAATGGTAAAAGTATCATGGGTGTCATGATGTTAGCTGCTGCGAAGGGAACACAGGTAGATATAACGGTTTCAGGCATTGATGAGGAAATCGCTATGGCAGAGTTAGCTGATTTAATTGAAAGTCGCTTTGGAGAGTCGGAGTGA